From a single Paraburkholderia sp. D15 genomic region:
- a CDS encoding zinc-finger-containing protein produces the protein MRVGRPVKALPQPVCDYCGARAVLVRGGDEHYPYRDDHGPLWLCTACEAWIGIHARSTRNVPVGRLADAALRDAKSRLHDVLEPLVAGKVRRDRVNPFEARARAIRWVAEELGFDPLPASIHHLSLEQCEQSIAHVEAFIAQRRPTAPDER, from the coding sequence TTGCGTGTAGGCCGCCCCGTCAAAGCCCTGCCCCAACCCGTCTGCGACTATTGCGGCGCGCGCGCCGTGCTGGTGCGCGGCGGCGACGAGCATTATCCGTATCGCGACGATCACGGGCCGCTGTGGCTCTGCACCGCGTGCGAGGCGTGGATCGGCATTCACGCGCGCAGCACGCGCAACGTGCCGGTGGGCCGGCTCGCCGACGCCGCGTTGCGTGACGCCAAGAGCCGTCTGCACGACGTGCTCGAACCGCTCGTCGCGGGCAAGGTCCGGCGCGACCGCGTGAATCCGTTCGAAGCGCGGGCGCGGGCGATCCGCTGGGTCGCCGAGGAACTCGGCTTCGATCCGTTACCCGCGTCGATTCATCATCTGTCGCTCGAACAGTGCGAGCAGTCGATCGCGCATGTCGAGGCGTTCATCGCGCAGCGCCGCCCGACGGCGCCGGATGAGCGGTGA
- a CDS encoding C45 family peptidase — protein sequence MSQIQQFPFVSVAGKPYERGVQYGRAVASRVRLSAARYGQTLRNLGYSEASQTALIRSLEQVIGDFQAAYLDEMRGIAEGADVPFEDIVMINARTEVLAKARAEMALQADDEDGCTGVLVLPSRSSNGQLIHAQNWDWKADCADTGIVLRVRNEDGPDYLTFVEAGGLARSGLNATGVSITANYLECERDYMQMGVPLSLLRRRVLEEAVFANALRVIATTPKSCSNNIMLGMAEGFGIDFECAPNEAFPIYPGDDQLIVHANHWVSPVARTKLLDTGAENSPDSYYRDWRVRQLLNATPMLDRDAVKAALFDSFATPFSVCRPPRPGTRHTMTATVAMIVMQPAAGEMDVAPMPALNRVFTRYSLHHEPLVDVDHAAR from the coding sequence ATGTCGCAAATCCAGCAATTTCCTTTCGTCAGCGTCGCCGGCAAGCCGTACGAGCGCGGTGTGCAATACGGCCGCGCGGTCGCGTCGCGGGTGCGCCTGAGCGCGGCGCGCTACGGTCAGACGCTGCGCAATCTCGGCTACAGCGAGGCGTCGCAAACGGCGCTGATCCGCTCGCTCGAACAGGTGATCGGCGACTTCCAGGCGGCCTATCTGGACGAGATGCGCGGCATCGCCGAAGGCGCGGACGTGCCGTTCGAAGACATCGTGATGATCAACGCCCGCACCGAGGTGCTGGCCAAGGCGCGCGCCGAGATGGCCCTGCAGGCCGACGACGAGGACGGCTGCACCGGCGTGCTGGTGTTGCCGTCGCGCTCGTCGAACGGCCAGCTGATCCATGCGCAGAACTGGGACTGGAAGGCGGATTGCGCGGACACCGGCATCGTGCTGCGGGTTCGCAACGAAGACGGTCCCGACTATCTGACCTTCGTCGAAGCCGGCGGTCTCGCGCGCAGCGGCCTGAACGCGACGGGTGTGTCGATCACCGCGAACTACCTGGAGTGCGAGCGCGACTACATGCAGATGGGCGTGCCGCTGTCGCTGCTGCGCCGCCGCGTGCTGGAGGAAGCGGTGTTCGCCAACGCGCTGCGGGTGATCGCCACCACGCCGAAGTCCTGCTCGAACAACATCATGCTCGGCATGGCCGAAGGCTTCGGCATCGACTTCGAATGCGCGCCGAACGAGGCGTTTCCGATCTATCCCGGCGACGATCAGCTGATCGTGCACGCGAATCACTGGGTCAGCCCGGTCGCGCGCACCAAGCTGCTCGACACCGGCGCCGAGAACTCGCCCGACAGCTATTACCGCGACTGGCGCGTGCGCCAGCTGCTGAACGCCACGCCGATGCTCGACCGCGACGCCGTCAAGGCCGCGCTGTTCGACTCGTTCGCCACGCCGTTCTCGGTCTGCCGCCCGCCGCGTCCGGGCACGCGTCACACGATGACGGCCACGGTCGCGATGATCGTCATGCAACCGGCCGCCGGCGAAATGGACGTCGCGCCGATGCCCGCGCTCAACCGCGTGTTCACGCGCTACAGCCTGCATCACGAGCCGCTCGTGGACGTGGACCACGCGGCGCGATGA
- a CDS encoding chromate transporter, which translates to MDAQAAAESRYAPAPGEVSTLGLFLIFSRIGLTSFGGGLSGWFMREFVQERRWISEEDFLDGLALSQALPGVNVKNLAIWIGYRLLGWRGAVAGFCGIVFPPAVTIVLLGVFFAAIAYLPLTRVALAGAAAAAIGLSLSMAITAARRLPRRFFPYLVFVATFAAAALFRVSLVWTVLIAGAISVGYEYVRTAPPR; encoded by the coding sequence GTGGATGCCCAGGCCGCAGCCGAATCGCGCTATGCGCCGGCGCCCGGCGAGGTCAGCACGCTCGGGCTGTTCCTGATTTTTTCCCGCATCGGCTTGACGAGTTTCGGCGGCGGCCTGAGCGGCTGGTTCATGCGCGAGTTCGTGCAGGAGCGTCGCTGGATCAGCGAAGAAGACTTTCTCGACGGTCTCGCGTTGTCGCAGGCGTTGCCGGGCGTCAACGTGAAGAACCTCGCGATCTGGATCGGCTACCGGCTGCTCGGCTGGCGCGGCGCGGTCGCGGGCTTTTGCGGGATCGTGTTTCCGCCGGCCGTGACGATCGTGCTGCTCGGCGTGTTCTTCGCGGCGATCGCCTATCTGCCGCTCACGCGCGTCGCGCTCGCGGGCGCGGCGGCCGCCGCGATCGGTCTGTCGCTCAGCATGGCGATCACCGCCGCGCGGCGTTTGCCGCGGCGGTTTTTTCCGTATCTCGTGTTCGTCGCGACCTTCGCGGCCGCTGCGCTGTTTCGTGTGTCGCTGGTGTGGACCGTGCTGATCGCGGGGGCCATCAGCGTCGGCTACGAATATGTTCGCACGGCGCCTCCGCGTTAA
- a CDS encoding sulfonate ABC transporter substrate-binding protein, translating into MTSRDSSDTPSFIDPADPRRRTLLKIAAASVTTFAAGTLLQSPGAWAQTPAKGKTLRIGFQKYGNFVVLKARGTLEKRLAAQGATVQWLEFPAGPQLLEGLNAGAVDVGTVGETPPIFAQAAGVDFVYIGNEPPAPKGEAIVVPQNSPIRSVADLRGKKVALNRGSNVHYLLVKALQHAGLSYTDIQPVYLTPADARAAFVQNSIDAWVIWDPYLAAVERQANARVIVNGEGLVNNTQYYVAARKFADAQPQLLHELLAELDQVDRWSRDHIPEVASQLSPLVGLDAPTLEVALKRTSYGVQSVDAATFDYQQKIADTFSELKLIPKKLVVADAKWRTV; encoded by the coding sequence ATGACATCCCGCGACTCTTCCGATACCCCGTCGTTCATCGATCCGGCCGATCCGCGCCGACGCACCCTGCTGAAAATCGCCGCCGCCAGCGTCACGACGTTTGCCGCCGGCACGCTGCTGCAATCGCCAGGCGCCTGGGCGCAGACGCCGGCCAAGGGCAAGACGCTGCGCATCGGCTTCCAGAAATACGGCAATTTCGTGGTACTCAAGGCGCGCGGCACGCTGGAGAAGCGCCTCGCCGCGCAGGGCGCGACCGTGCAATGGCTCGAATTTCCGGCCGGCCCGCAACTGCTCGAAGGCTTGAACGCCGGCGCGGTCGATGTCGGCACGGTCGGCGAAACGCCGCCGATTTTCGCGCAGGCGGCCGGCGTCGATTTCGTCTATATCGGTAACGAACCGCCCGCGCCGAAGGGCGAGGCGATCGTCGTGCCGCAGAATTCGCCGATCCGTTCGGTCGCCGATCTGCGCGGCAAGAAGGTCGCGCTGAATCGCGGCTCGAACGTGCACTATCTGCTGGTGAAGGCCTTGCAGCATGCGGGGCTGTCGTACACCGACATTCAACCGGTGTATCTGACGCCCGCCGATGCGCGCGCCGCGTTCGTGCAGAACAGCATTGACGCATGGGTGATCTGGGACCCGTACCTCGCGGCCGTGGAGCGCCAGGCCAACGCGCGGGTGATCGTCAACGGCGAAGGGCTCGTGAACAACACGCAGTACTACGTCGCCGCGCGCAAGTTCGCCGACGCGCAGCCGCAATTGCTGCATGAATTGCTGGCCGAACTCGATCAGGTGGACCGCTGGAGCCGCGATCATATTCCCGAGGTGGCGAGTCAGTTGTCGCCGCTCGTCGGGCTCGACGCGCCGACGCTCGAAGTCGCGTTGAAACGCACCAGCTACGGCGTGCAATCCGTGGATGCCGCCACCTTCGACTATCAGCAGAAGATCGCCGACACGTTCAGCGAGTTGAAGCTGATTCCGAAAAAGCTGGTGGTGGCGGACGCGAAGTGGCGCACGGTTTGA
- a CDS encoding alpha/beta hydrolase, with protein MLYVPPEVLTPGNDVELVVVMHGTGRQFTQYRDAFAPFGRWNRCIVLCPLFPVGVRGDGDRNGFKRLIDGDIRYDKVLLDMVAEVGERYGKRFDRFALFGYSGGGQYVNRFAYAHPERLWAASIGAPGNVTVLDHSKGWWLGLGGFERHFGKPFDLAALQQVPVQMIVGRADLETWEITVPEDSAMYLPGINDAGRTRPERLRTLKTSFEAAGVRVRFDELPNIAHNGMQVVDVVQDFFAQALRTRRTLRAGG; from the coding sequence GTGCTGTACGTGCCGCCCGAAGTGCTCACGCCAGGCAACGACGTGGAACTGGTCGTCGTGATGCACGGCACCGGCCGCCAGTTCACGCAGTACCGCGATGCCTTCGCGCCGTTCGGCCGCTGGAACCGCTGCATCGTGCTGTGCCCGCTGTTCCCGGTGGGCGTGCGCGGCGACGGCGATCGCAACGGCTTCAAGCGGTTGATCGACGGCGATATCCGTTACGACAAGGTGCTGCTCGACATGGTCGCGGAAGTGGGCGAGCGTTACGGCAAGCGCTTCGACCGCTTCGCGCTGTTCGGCTACTCGGGCGGCGGGCAATACGTGAACCGTTTCGCGTACGCGCATCCGGAGCGGCTCTGGGCGGCGTCGATCGGTGCGCCGGGCAATGTCACCGTGCTCGATCATTCGAAGGGCTGGTGGCTTGGGCTCGGCGGTTTCGAGCGGCACTTCGGCAAGCCGTTCGATCTGGCCGCGCTGCAGCAGGTGCCGGTGCAGATGATCGTCGGCCGCGCGGATCTGGAGACCTGGGAAATCACCGTGCCCGAAGACAGCGCGATGTACCTGCCCGGTATCAACGACGCGGGCAGGACGCGTCCCGAACGGCTACGCACGCTGAAGACGTCGTTCGAAGCGGCCGGTGTCCGCGTGCGCTTCGACGAGTTGCCCAACATCGCCCACAACGGCATGCAGGTCGTCGACGTGGTTCAGGATTTCTTCGCACAGGCGCTCCGTACGCGGCGCACATTGCGCGCGGGAGGATAA
- a CDS encoding LysR family transcriptional regulator → MSEIRMLRTFLAIEKHGTMAAAADRMALTHAAVGAQMRTLERVCRRQLFDRSGRSIQLNDAGRSIIEQARAVVAAYDSLLRGVADETRIEGSITIGSTVSSMGFLAANVIRLKATYPGLNVRLAHGDSVELERKVRAGEIDAAVIVSEPRATTLPESWERLYDEPLVLLVNPAAAPVDVPLNALLKRNPFIGFEAASLTGRHVASVLRRLRVEVTPILEMNSIAAIADLVRQNVGLSIVPRLRHAAWDDDPLLSVRPIPGAAWRRHIGWYEFGRQPLATAIVKNQLLAALAD, encoded by the coding sequence ATGAGCGAAATCCGTATGCTGCGGACGTTTCTCGCAATCGAGAAACACGGCACGATGGCCGCCGCCGCCGATCGCATGGCGCTTACGCACGCGGCGGTCGGCGCGCAGATGCGCACGCTGGAGCGCGTGTGCCGCCGGCAGTTGTTCGACCGCAGCGGACGCAGCATCCAGTTGAACGACGCGGGCCGCTCGATCATCGAACAGGCGCGCGCGGTGGTGGCCGCTTACGATTCGCTGCTGCGCGGCGTGGCCGACGAAACGCGCATCGAAGGCTCGATCACGATCGGCTCGACCGTTTCGTCGATGGGTTTTCTCGCGGCCAACGTGATCCGTCTGAAGGCGACCTATCCGGGGCTGAACGTGCGGCTCGCGCATGGCGACAGCGTCGAGCTGGAGCGCAAGGTGCGCGCGGGCGAGATCGACGCGGCGGTGATCGTCAGCGAACCGCGCGCGACCACGCTGCCCGAGTCGTGGGAGCGGCTTTACGACGAGCCGCTGGTGCTGCTCGTGAATCCGGCGGCCGCGCCCGTCGATGTGCCGCTGAACGCGCTGCTCAAGCGCAATCCGTTCATCGGTTTCGAGGCGGCGTCGCTGACCGGGCGGCACGTGGCGAGCGTGCTACGGCGTCTGCGGGTCGAGGTCACGCCGATTCTGGAAATGAACTCGATCGCCGCGATCGCCGATCTGGTGCGGCAGAACGTGGGGCTGTCGATCGTGCCGCGTCTGCGGCACGCGGCATGGGACGACGATCCGTTGCTGTCGGTAAGGCCGATTCCGGGCGCCGCGTGGCGCCGGCATATCGGCTGGTACGAGTTCGGGCGGCAGCCGCTGGCTACCGCGATCGTCAAGAATCAGCTGCTGGCCGCGCTGGCCGATTGA
- a CDS encoding MFS transporter: MHTPRDLAAGDPAAGVPAAGDLTAGDPSKLWKTIVTTVIGGTFEWFDFMVYSYFSSMIARVFFPAVDRSGALLLTFATFAVGFLVRPIGGVVMGLAADRVGRVKVLSWIMVLMSVGSLILALTPGFATLGVLAPLLVVVGRLVQGFAVGAQFALSSVTIYEVAPPGRKMFYGSFNMLSLGVAAMLSSGCSFLLSKHLSHGDLMAWGWRVPFLIGALVGPIGFYLRHHIGESDEFHRMQARPAARAPMFERLRAFIRENGDAVVCAMGVMIAGTSLNYVWNAYLPTYAQLQLHLSLSSSLQGVFITSILMCVLSPPFGLLADRIGAYRLFFFFIAGWLICVFPLFAYLLAEPSERSLMIVRIVGILFLTLQGAAHPGMLVKIFTVQGRSTGVAVSYNTSVMLFGGLAPFYISLVARFTDARFIPPSYLFGTGLLAIVLVLVTRTGRRVMREDRSERLTAHPAPSGGAAR, encoded by the coding sequence ATGCACACCCCACGCGATCTGGCGGCCGGCGACCCGGCGGCCGGCGTTCCGGCGGCTGGCGATCTGACAGCCGGCGACCCGTCGAAGCTCTGGAAGACCATCGTCACGACCGTGATAGGCGGCACGTTCGAGTGGTTCGACTTCATGGTGTACTCGTATTTTTCGAGCATGATCGCGCGGGTGTTCTTTCCCGCCGTCGATCGCAGCGGGGCCTTGCTACTGACGTTCGCGACCTTCGCGGTCGGCTTCCTGGTTCGCCCGATCGGCGGCGTGGTGATGGGGCTCGCCGCCGACCGCGTCGGACGCGTGAAGGTGCTGTCGTGGATCATGGTGCTGATGTCGGTGGGCTCGCTGATCCTCGCGCTGACGCCGGGCTTCGCGACGCTCGGCGTGCTGGCGCCGCTGCTGGTGGTGGTCGGCCGGCTGGTGCAGGGCTTCGCGGTGGGCGCGCAGTTCGCGCTGTCGTCGGTGACGATCTACGAGGTCGCGCCGCCCGGACGCAAGATGTTCTACGGCAGCTTCAACATGCTGTCGCTCGGCGTCGCGGCGATGCTGTCGTCGGGGTGCAGCTTTCTGCTGTCGAAACATCTGTCGCACGGCGACCTGATGGCGTGGGGCTGGCGCGTGCCGTTCCTGATCGGCGCGCTGGTCGGGCCGATCGGTTTCTACCTGCGTCACCACATCGGCGAGTCGGACGAGTTTCACCGCATGCAGGCGCGTCCGGCCGCGCGTGCGCCGATGTTCGAGCGGCTGCGCGCGTTCATCCGCGAAAACGGCGACGCGGTGGTGTGCGCGATGGGCGTGATGATCGCGGGCACCTCGTTGAATTACGTGTGGAACGCGTATCTGCCGACTTACGCGCAACTCCAGTTGCATCTGTCGTTGAGTTCGTCGCTGCAAGGGGTGTTCATCACCAGCATCCTGATGTGCGTGCTGTCGCCGCCGTTCGGCCTGCTGGCGGACCGGATCGGCGCGTACCGGCTGTTCTTCTTTTTCATCGCGGGCTGGCTGATCTGCGTGTTCCCGCTGTTTGCGTATCTGCTCGCCGAGCCCAGCGAGCGAAGCCTGATGATCGTGCGGATCGTGGGGATTCTGTTTCTCACGCTGCAAGGCGCCGCGCATCCGGGGATGCTGGTGAAAATCTTCACCGTGCAGGGACGCTCGACCGGCGTGGCGGTCTCGTACAACACGTCGGTGATGCTGTTCGGCGGGCTCGCGCCGTTTTATATTTCGCTGGTCGCGCGGTTTACCGACGCGCGTTTCATTCCGCCGAGCTATCTGTTCGGCACCGGGCTACTGGCGATCGTGCTGGTGCTCGTCACGCGGACCGGGCGGCGGGTCATGCGGGAAGACCGGAGCGAACGCCTCACCGCTCATCCGGCGCCGTCGGGCGGCGCTGCGCGATGA
- the epsC gene encoding serine O-acetyltransferase EpsC gives MAVFDVDEIVLALQTVRQQWRETQRRSLEPGGRDLPGREALAEIIATLKGVLFPMRLGPPDLRQESENFYVGHALDAALHGLLSQARLELHYRHRHEPPPAAVIEAQAGIAVRAFAARLPAIRSLLDSDVLAAYHGDPAAGSVDEVLLCYPGVLAMIHHRLAHELYGLGLPLLARIVAEHAHAQTGIDIHPGAKIGAGFFIDHGTGVVIGETAVIGERVRVYQAVTLGAKRFPRDGQGHLEKGHARHPIVEDDVVIYAGATILGRVTLGRGSVIGGNVWLTQDVAPGSHVTQAVSRNEGAGSAVVREFTASTRGAAHPARVVTL, from the coding sequence GTGGCTGTGTTTGATGTCGACGAAATCGTGCTGGCCTTGCAGACCGTGCGTCAGCAATGGCGCGAAACGCAGCGACGCTCGCTCGAACCGGGCGGACGCGATCTGCCGGGGCGCGAGGCGCTCGCGGAGATCATCGCCACGCTGAAAGGCGTGCTGTTTCCGATGCGGCTCGGGCCGCCCGACCTGCGTCAGGAAAGCGAGAATTTCTACGTCGGGCACGCGCTCGACGCCGCGCTGCACGGGCTGCTGAGTCAGGCGCGCCTGGAGTTGCACTATCGCCATCGTCATGAGCCGCCGCCGGCCGCGGTGATCGAGGCGCAGGCCGGTATCGCGGTGCGCGCTTTCGCGGCGCGCCTGCCGGCCATCCGCAGTCTGCTCGACAGCGACGTGCTCGCCGCGTATCACGGCGATCCGGCCGCCGGCAGCGTCGACGAGGTGCTGCTGTGCTATCCCGGCGTGCTGGCGATGATTCACCATCGTCTCGCGCATGAACTATATGGGCTCGGTCTGCCGCTGCTCGCGCGCATCGTCGCCGAGCACGCGCATGCGCAGACCGGCATCGACATCCATCCCGGCGCGAAAATCGGCGCGGGCTTTTTCATCGATCACGGCACGGGCGTGGTGATCGGCGAAACCGCCGTGATCGGCGAACGCGTGCGCGTCTACCAGGCCGTCACACTCGGCGCGAAGCGTTTTCCGCGCGACGGGCAAGGGCATCTGGAAAAGGGCCACGCGCGCCATCCGATCGTCGAGGACGACGTGGTCATCTATGCGGGCGCGACGATCCTCGGCCGCGTCACGCTCGGACGCGGCTCGGTGATCGGCGGCAACGTGTGGCTCACGCAGGATGTGGCGCCCGGCTCGCACGTGACGCAGGCCGTGTCGCGCAACGAAGGCGCGGGCTCCGCCGTGGTGCGCGAATTCACCGCGTCGACACGGGGCGCCGCGCATCCGGCCAGGGTCGTCACCCTATGA